Proteins encoded in a region of the Tripterygium wilfordii isolate XIE 37 chromosome 21, ASM1340144v1, whole genome shotgun sequence genome:
- the LOC119989857 gene encoding peptide-N4-(N-acetyl-beta-glucosaminyl)asparagine amidase A-like, producing the protein MASYLFHLLFLILCLNPLTSKANQHKTRNSLIKSDLISQTHFNITPPITFFEVTKPIRIPKTKPCIHRILQNHDFGYTYGKPPVLANYTPPSYCPSQHFSKIVLEWNVTSKGRQYDRIFGVWLGGAELFRSCTAEPTKSGIFWSVKKDITRYYSLLTKNETQSLAVYIGNIIDSTYTGVYHVNLTVYFYPVEEESNSYVMHHNVFESKSRDGSRADLIIPISRNLPLNDGLWFEIQNSTDFASKEFEIPQNVYRAVLEVYVSFHEKDEFWYGNPPDEYIVANNVADDIDGNGPFREVLIKLDGVMVGAIWPFTVVFTGGVSPFLWRPISGIGSFDLPSYDIEITPFLGTILDGKVHELGFSVTNALNVWYIDANLHLWLDHRSMKTRGKLLEHNHMPLVTSSSSKFKGLDGEFMTNVKRVISSKGWVESSYGKIATRFNQNFDYSNVMEMSNNGSSQIVNQVIHFNDSVEAEMPWKKTYSTKSLKKFLLYMNTNNLDQGDGTTSSVAKLTLGFNEKNYLHKYAIRSIENLQNGQASMVFKKNLALIGVGSTKQTYRFKDDKFCYSRNISSSNYTILYDELGNGCHERMKSGLSFVVGR; encoded by the coding sequence ATGGCTTCCTATCTCTTTCATCTACTTTTCTTGATCCTATGCCTCAATCCTCTAACCTCCAAAGCCAACCAACACAAAACAAGAAACAGTCTCATCAAGTCAGACCTTATTTCACAAACCCATTTCAATATTACACCTCCAATCACTTTCTTTGAAGTGACCAAACCCATTAGGATCCCCAAGACCAAACCTTGCATCCATCGGATTCTCCAAAATCATGACTTTGGCTACACTTATGGAAAACCCCCTGTTCTTGCAAACTACACCCCTCCCTCTTATTGCCCATCTCAACATTTCTCCAAGATTGTGCTTGAATGGAATGTTACTTCCAAAGGGAGACAATATGATAGGATTTTTGGGGTTTGGCTTGGTGGGGCTGAGCTTTTTAGGAGTTGCACAGCAGAGCCTACAAAGAGTGGGATTTTTTGGAGTGTAAAGAAGGATATTACAAGGTATTATTCATTGCTTACTAAGAATGAGACACAGAGTCTTGCTGTTTATATTGGTAATATTATTGATTCTACTTACACTGGAGTGTATCATGTGAATTTGACTGTTTATTTCTATCCGGTTGAGGAGGAATCAAATAGTTATGTTATGCATCATAATGTGTTTGAGTCTAAATCTAGGGATGGTTCTAGGGCTGATTTGATCATACCCATTTCGCGAAATCTGCCATTGAATGATGGATTGTGGTTTGAAATTCAGAACTCCACTGATTTTGCTTCCAAGGAATTCGAGATTCCGCAAAATGTGTATAGGGCTGTGTTGGAGGTTTATGTTTCTTTCCATGAGAAGGATGAGTTCTGGTATGGAAATCCTCCTGATGAGTACATTGTGGCGAATAACGTGGCCGATGATATAGACGGAAATGGACCTTTTAGGGAGGTTTTGATCAAGTTAGATGGTGTAATGGTTGGTGCTATTTGGCCGTTCACTGTGGTTTTCACTGGAGGAGTTAGTCCTTTCTTGTGGAGACCGATTAGTGGGATCGGATCATTTGATCTTCCTTCTTATGACATCGAAATTACGCCCTTCTTAGGTACAATTTTAGATGGAAAGGTGCATGAGCTTGGTTTCAGTGTTACAAATGCTTTGAATGTGTGGTATATAGATGCAAATTTGCACCTTTGGTTAGACCATAGGAGCATGAAAACCAGAGGGAAGCTCTTGGAGCACAATCACATGCCTCTGGTAACTTCTTCATCGTCTAAATTCAAGGGTTTAGATGGAGAATTCATGACAAATGTGAAGAGGGTCATCTCCTCAAAAGGATGGGTGGAGTCCTCCTACGGAAAGATCGCTACCCGTTTCAATCAGAACTTTGATTACAGTAATGTAATGGAGATGAGCAACAATGGGTCTTCTCAGATTGTCAATCAAGTGATACATTTTAATGACAGTGTTGAAGCAGAGATGCCATGGAAGAAAACTTACTCAACAAAATCGCTTAAGAAGTTTCTGCTTTACATGAACACCAATAACTTAGATCAGGGAGATGGAACCACTTCATCTGTGGCAAAACTGACATTGGGATTCAATGAAAAGAACTACTTGCATAAATATGCGATCCGCTCAATCGAAAACTTGCAGAATGGTCAGGCTAGTATGGTTTTCAAGAAGAATTTGGCACTCATTGGGGTTGGAAgtacaaaacaaacatacagATTCAAGGATGATAAATTCTGCTACAGCAGGAATATCAGTAGCTCGAACTACACCATTCTGTACGATGAACTGGGAAATGGATGCCATGAAAGAATGAAGTCTGGGTTGAGTTTTGTAGTTGGAAGATGA
- the LOC119989594 gene encoding putative F-box protein At5g55150: MAPSSSWSGLVEELLESIFNRLEDRVDVFRCGLVCAPWRAMALKIYPKFMPLLFYPDKTLEENTKATMLNIATGETLKLDLQETYREMIPCSSSSNGWFLTIGHDYQLNLLNPVSNTRIELPQIPDMQPPIVWGGNYICKTRVSTSSCPLNPGCLVLICYRDGCGLVFCGVGDKEWKALNISTNSLFLKPLDTITWYNGKFYVIDRSRRVWGCNLSSRTLELACELPNSTRYCYPYTFYLAESFFGELLLVLRAGNRHFRVLRLDLGRKEMDEVTRLRKQALFLGSDGSALVHMDNTRSIRGDCIYFMDPGKPHHLLVYDINTNNTIEWLPEIVTGDQHYWTMPYLSTHS; the protein is encoded by the coding sequence ATGGCTCCTTCATCATCATGGTCTGGTCTTGTTGAAGAACTCTTGGAGTCCATCTTCAATCGCTTAGAAGATCGAGTCGACGTCTTCCGATGTGGGCTTGTTTGTGCTCCATGGCGAGCAATGGCTCTTAAGATCTACCCTAAGTTCATGCCTCTATTGTTTTATCCTGACAAAACCCTAGAAGAGAACACGAAGGCTACTATGCTCAACATCGCAACAGGTGAAACCCTAAAACTTGATCTCCAAGAAACTTATCGTGAAATGATTCCTTGCTCGTCCTCCTCTAATGGATGGTTCCTCACTATTGGCCATGATTATCAACTAAACCTTTTGAACCCGGTATCGAATACCCGTATCGAGCTTCCCCAGATTCCAGATATGCAGCCACCAATAGTATGGGGTGGTAATTATATTTGTAAAACTAGGGTTTCTACATCATCATGTCCATTGAATCCAGGGTGCTTAGTTCTTATATGTTATAGGGATGGATGTGGATTGGTTTTTTGTGGGGTAGGAGATAAAGAGTGGAAAGCTTTGAATATAAGTACTAATTCATTGTTTCTCAAACCTTTAGATACTATTACATGGTATAATGGAAAATTCTATGTCATCGATAGGTCTCGAAGGGTATGGGGATGCAATTTAAGTTCAAGAACCCTAGAATTGGCTTGTGAGCTACCCAATTCAACAAGGTATTGTTATCCTTATACATTTTACTTGGCGGAGTCATTCTTTGGTGAACTTTTGTTGGTTCTAAGAGCTGGTAATCGGCATTTTCGAGTGCTTAGATTGGATTTGGGAAGGAAGGAGATGGATGAGGTGACAAGGTTGAGGAAACAAGCATTGTTTCTTGGTTCCGACGGATCGGCATTGGTTCACATGGACAACACCAGATCGATCAGAGGAGATTGTATATATTTCATGGATCCCGGCAAACCTCATCATCTCTTGGTATATGATATCAATACCAATAACACTATTGAGTGGCTTCCAGAAATTGTGACTGGTGATCAGCATTATTGGACGATGCCGTATTTGTCTACTCATTCATGA
- the LOC119989530 gene encoding EP1-like glycoprotein 4 — protein MASLSLPKPFLSLFLLSLFPFFAQALVPLNETFKYVNQGSFGDYIVEYDGNYRVLRPFASPFQLCFYNITPNAFTLALRMGIQRTESLFRWVWEANRGNPVRENATLTFGQDGNLVLADADGRIAWRTNTSNKGGVGFRLLSNGNMVLYDSKGKFIWQSFDYPTDTLLVGQSLQLKGPNKLVSRASETDNSAGPYSFIFEPKRFALYFKSPNSPKQYVYYDSTQRFGQSNVVSENVTLTSEVDAAYSYIYLTYPNGGSQVLARPKYNATSSFLRIDLDGNLRVYTYYAEVDSGGAWEETFILFDRDSSWETECQLPSRCGKFGLCEDNQCVACPSPNGLTGWSKNCEPKKVTSCAAQDVYYYKVEGVDHFISKYNKGESIKVDACGNKCTKDCKCLGYFYNTASSRCWIAYDLKTLTKVANSTHLGFIKAPK, from the coding sequence ATGGCTTCTCTTTCACTTCCAAAGcctttcctctctctttttcttctatcATTATTCCCTTTCTTTGCCCAAGCTTTGGTTCCTCTCAATGAGACATTCAAGTATGTCAATCAAGGTTCATTTGGGGATTACATCGTCGAGTACGACGGGAATTATCGCGTTCTAAGGCCTTTCGCCTCCCCATTTCAATTATGTTTCTACAACATAACTCCTAATGCATTCACCCTTGCTTTACGTATGGGTATTCAACGAACCGAATCTCTCTTTCGTTGGGTTTGGGAGGCTAATCGGGGCAATCCTGTTCGAGAAAATGCAACCCTAACTTTCGGACAAGACGGTAATCTTGTCTTGGCAGATGCCGATGGCCGAATTGCTTGGCGAACCAACACTTCCAACAAAGGTGGTGTTGGCTTCAGGTTACTTTCTAATGGTAACATGGTGTTATATGACTCTAAAGGTAAGTTTATTTGGCAAAGTTTTGATTACCCAACAGATACTCTCTTAGTGGGTCAATCTCTTCAGCTTAAAGGCCCAAACAAGTTAGTGAGTCGGGCTTCTGAAACAGACAACTCAGCTGGGCCTTATAGCTTCATCTTTGAGCCCAAAAGGTTTGCCCTTTACTTCAAAAGCCCAAATTCTCCTAAACAATATGTGTACTATGATTCAACACAAAGGTTTGGTCAATCTAATGTTGTATCAGAAAATGTGACACTTACTTCTGAAGTGGACGCTGCTTATTCTTATATATACTTAACATACCCTAATGGGGGTAGTCAAGTTTTGGCTAGGCCAAAGTACAATGCCACGTCATCGTTTCTCCGAATCGACTTGGATGGTAACTTGAGGGTGTATACTTACTATGCTGAGGTTGATTCCGGTGGTGCATGGGAAGAGACATTCATTCTGTTTGATAGAGATTCATCATGGGAGACTGAGTGTCAATTGCCATCAAGGTGTGGCAAGTTTGGGCTTTGTGAGGATAACCAATGTGTTGCTTGCCCATCGCCAAACGGGCTAACGGGCTGGAGCAAGAACTGCGAGCCCAAGAAGGTAACCTCATGTGCGGCCCAAGATGTGTACTATTACAAGGTGGAAGGAGTTGATCACTTCATTAGCAAGTACAACAAAGGAGAGTCCATAAAGGTTGATGCTTGTGGCAACAAGTGCACAAAGGATTGTAAATGTTTGGGCTACTTCTACAATACGGCATCGTCTAGATGTTGGATTGCTTATGATCTCAAAACCCTAACCAAAGTAGCAAACTCCACTCATTTGGGCTTCATAAAGGCACCCAAGTGA